In Miniphocaeibacter halophilus, the following proteins share a genomic window:
- the gap gene encoding type I glyceraldehyde-3-phosphate dehydrogenase — MKVAVNGFGRIGRDVVRQIFEREEKDLELVAINFSTDIDTMAHLFKYDSLYGKFNGTVEATEDSFIINGKTVKIVNDRDPANLPWKELGVELVIDSTGAFKDEAGLGKHIQAGAKKVILTAPGKGIKTIVMGVNEDTYDPEKDNIISNASCTTNCLAPMAKVLDENFGIKRGLMTTIHAYTGDQNLHDNKHKDIRRARAAALSMVPTTTGAAKAVALVLPQLEGKLNGFAVRVPTPTVSLTDLTVELDKEATKEEINGAIKKAADNELKGILGYSDEKLVSIDFQGDPRSSIFDADLTTVIDGNFVKVVSWYDNEWGYSQRVVDLAKLVATK, encoded by the coding sequence ATGAAAGTAGCAGTAAATGGTTTTGGTAGAATTGGTAGAGATGTTGTAAGACAAATTTTTGAAAGAGAAGAAAAAGATTTAGAATTAGTAGCTATAAACTTTAGTACAGATATTGATACAATGGCTCATTTGTTTAAATATGACTCATTATATGGAAAATTTAATGGTACTGTTGAAGCAACTGAAGATTCATTTATTATTAATGGTAAAACAGTAAAAATTGTAAATGACAGAGATCCTGCTAATTTACCTTGGAAAGAATTAGGTGTTGAATTAGTTATAGACTCAACAGGTGCTTTTAAAGATGAAGCTGGCTTAGGTAAACATATTCAAGCTGGTGCTAAAAAAGTTATATTAACAGCTCCAGGTAAAGGAATTAAAACAATCGTTATGGGAGTTAACGAAGATACTTATGATCCTGAAAAAGATAATATTATTTCAAATGCTTCTTGTACAACAAACTGTTTAGCACCTATGGCTAAAGTTTTAGATGAAAACTTTGGTATTAAAAGAGGTTTAATGACTACAATACATGCTTATACAGGAGATCAAAATTTACATGATAATAAGCATAAAGATATTAGAAGAGCTAGAGCTGCAGCTTTAAGTATGGTTCCTACAACTACTGGTGCTGCTAAAGCAGTTGCATTAGTATTACCTCAATTAGAAGGAAAATTAAATGGTTTTGCAGTAAGAGTTCCAACCCCAACAGTTTCTTTAACTGATTTAACAGTTGAGTTAGACAAAGAAGCTACAAAAGAAGAAATTAATGGAGCTATTAAAAAAGCTGCTGACAATGAATTAAAAGGCATTTTAGGATATTCTGACGAAAAATTAGTTTCTATAGATTTCCAAGGTGATCCAAGATCTTCAATTTTTGATGCTGATTTAACAACAGTTATTGATGGTAACTTTGTAAAAGTTGTATCTTGGTATGATAATGAGTGGGGATATTCTCAAAGAGTTGTAGATTTAGCTAAATTAGTTGCTACAAAATAG
- a CDS encoding sugar-binding transcriptional regulator: MNKNIIDILYPDYKEKMLQRYNILNEIKMNNNIGRRKLSNILNLNERLIRNETEKLFQMNLIIIEQVGMNITKEGIAVLEEANDFIKHLYSHEELSNKIKNLLGIKKVIISNGSIYESNGRLELAKVSSNYFLKNIKNNMIIGITGGSTIGQTIENIQTNKSFSNIVVVPVRGSLMGSVKNQANILAVKLAEKLNSKYANFYLPDDFDLDNLKDISKLPEVQKTLDLINHLDLLVFGIGDALKMANRRLLSEDEKELLIENNAVAEAFGNYFDINGNIVLKSKSIGISLEQFLNVKDVIAIAGDDEKEKAIIAISEVRKDITLIITEECAKKIIELKDSDI, from the coding sequence ATGAATAAAAATATAATAGATATTCTATATCCAGATTATAAGGAAAAGATGCTACAGCGATATAATATTCTAAATGAAATAAAAATGAATAATAATATAGGTAGAAGAAAATTATCTAATATTTTAAATTTAAATGAAAGGCTAATTAGAAATGAAACTGAAAAGCTTTTTCAAATGAATTTAATAATAATAGAACAAGTGGGTATGAATATTACAAAAGAAGGTATTGCCGTACTTGAAGAAGCTAATGATTTTATAAAGCATTTATATAGTCATGAAGAATTAAGTAATAAAATAAAAAATTTACTTGGGATAAAAAAAGTTATTATTTCTAATGGTAGTATATATGAATCAAACGGCAGACTTGAACTAGCTAAGGTTTCAAGTAATTATTTTTTAAAAAACATAAAAAATAATATGATAATTGGTATAACTGGTGGATCAACTATTGGACAAACCATTGAAAATATACAAACAAATAAAAGTTTTTCCAATATTGTAGTAGTACCAGTTAGAGGAAGCTTGATGGGATCAGTAAAAAATCAAGCTAATATTTTAGCTGTAAAACTAGCTGAAAAACTTAATTCGAAATATGCAAATTTTTATTTACCAGATGATTTTGACTTAGACAATTTAAAGGATATTTCTAAATTACCAGAAGTACAAAAAACTTTAGATTTAATTAATCATTTAGATTTATTGGTATTTGGCATTGGAGATGCTTTAAAAATGGCAAATCGTCGATTATTGTCAGAAGATGAAAAGGAACTCTTAATTGAAAATAATGCAGTTGCTGAAGCTTTTGGAAATTATTTCGATATAAATGGAAACATAGTATTGAAATCAAAATCAATAGGTATAAGTTTGGAGCAGTTTTTAAATGTCAAAGATGTTATTGCCATAGCTGGCGATGATGAAAAAGAAAAGGCGATAATTGCAATTTCTGAAGTAAGAAAAGATATTACTTTAATTATTACTGAAGAATGTGCAAAGAAAATAATTGAATTAAAAGATAGCGATATCTAA
- a CDS encoding IS1182 family transposase, with protein MMGKKDKISKTQIEILSLDSLVPQDHLVRKLDQVIDLSFIYDLVKDLYSKTGAESIDPVVLIKLNIIQYTFGIRSMRQTIKEIEVNAAYRWYLGYGLTEKIPHFSTFSKNYQRRFKGTDIFEQIFFRILNEIAKCGLLTEENIYIDGTHIKANANIHNKETIEVEESVKYYQDILEKEINEDRKNHNKKPLKKNEEIKTKEITVSKNDPDCGIFHKGEHKKVFAYLSNTACNDYGIILDFEVTSGNKHDSTVFPILYERIKNKYKSNKYIAIDAGYKTPAIAKQILDNDKIPLLPYKRPMTKKGFYKKYEYVYDEYYDCYICPNNKILKYSTTNRNGYQEYKSNPNDCKNCKYVKNCTESKNNQKVVTRHIWEEYIEKCEDIRHTKGFKEKYGRRKETIERVFADAKELHGMRYTLHRGLERVKNELYLLFGCMNLKKLAKIIWKRYKNSSELHVLFEDLKNISNFRILKRHFRLLINSKMPFVFNLSQDKFLGFFIAIISKL; from the coding sequence ATGATGGGTAAAAAAGACAAGATAAGTAAAACACAAATAGAGATATTAAGTTTAGATTCATTAGTTCCACAAGATCATTTGGTAAGAAAACTGGATCAAGTTATTGATTTAAGCTTTATCTACGATTTAGTAAAAGATCTTTATTCTAAAACAGGAGCCGAAAGTATAGATCCTGTTGTTTTAATAAAATTAAATATTATCCAATATACATTTGGAATTAGGTCTATGCGACAAACAATAAAAGAAATAGAAGTTAATGCAGCATATAGATGGTACTTAGGATATGGATTAACTGAGAAAATACCACATTTCTCAACCTTTAGTAAAAATTATCAAAGACGATTTAAAGGAACAGATATTTTTGAACAAATATTTTTCAGAATTTTAAATGAAATAGCTAAATGTGGATTACTTACAGAAGAAAATATATACATAGATGGAACTCATATAAAGGCAAATGCAAATATACATAATAAAGAAACCATAGAAGTAGAAGAATCTGTTAAATATTACCAAGACATATTAGAAAAAGAAATAAATGAAGATAGAAAAAATCATAATAAAAAACCATTAAAAAAAAACGAAGAAATCAAAACAAAAGAAATAACAGTAAGTAAAAATGACCCAGATTGTGGAATATTTCATAAAGGAGAGCATAAAAAAGTATTTGCATATTTATCAAATACAGCGTGTAATGATTATGGAATAATACTTGATTTTGAAGTAACCTCAGGAAATAAACATGATTCAACAGTATTTCCTATATTATATGAGAGAATAAAGAATAAATATAAAAGTAATAAATACATAGCAATTGATGCAGGATATAAAACACCGGCAATAGCAAAACAAATACTTGATAATGATAAAATACCATTATTACCATATAAAAGACCAATGACAAAAAAAGGGTTCTATAAAAAATATGAATATGTTTATGATGAATATTATGATTGTTATATATGTCCAAATAACAAAATATTAAAATATAGTACAACCAATAGAAATGGATATCAAGAATATAAAAGTAATCCTAACGATTGTAAAAACTGTAAATATGTCAAAAATTGTACAGAAAGTAAGAATAATCAAAAAGTAGTAACTCGTCATATCTGGGAAGAATACATAGAAAAATGCGAAGATATTAGACATACTAAAGGATTTAAAGAAAAATATGGAAGAAGGAAAGAAACAATAGAGAGAGTTTTCGCTGATGCAAAAGAATTACATGGGATGCGATACACATTACATAGGGGTTTAGAAAGAGTTAAAAATGAACTATACCTCTTATTTGGGTGCATGAATTTAAAGAAGTTGGCAAAAATCATATGGAAAAGGTATAAGAATTCTTCCGAATTACATGTTTTATTTGAAGATTTGAAAAATATTTCAAATTTCAGAATTTTAAAAAGGCATTTTAGATTATTGATAAATTCTAAAATGCCTTTTGTCTTCAATCTGAGCCAAGATAAATTTCTTGGCTTTTTTATTGCAATTATTTCCAAATTGTAG
- a CDS encoding tRNA (cytidine(34)-2'-O)-methyltransferase — translation MFNIVLLEPEKPANAGNIGRTCLLTNSKLHLIRPFYFKMDDKTLRRTGLDYWKDVDLEIYDNYEDFLEKNNHPNIYYATTKAKQSYSEVKFKDGDFIMFGKESAGIPEEILNSNKNNCIRIPMIKDLKRSLNLSNSVSIILFEALKQNNFLDLI, via the coding sequence ATGTTTAATATAGTTCTATTAGAACCTGAAAAACCAGCAAATGCAGGCAATATTGGAAGAACCTGTCTTTTAACAAATTCTAAACTTCACCTAATAAGACCTTTTTATTTTAAAATGGATGATAAAACTTTAAGAAGAACTGGTCTTGATTATTGGAAAGATGTAGACTTAGAAATATATGATAATTACGAAGATTTTCTTGAAAAAAACAATCATCCTAATATATATTACGCTACTACTAAAGCTAAACAATCCTATTCTGAAGTAAAATTTAAAGATGGTGATTTTATTATGTTTGGAAAAGAATCTGCTGGTATCCCAGAAGAAATATTAAATTCAAATAAAAATAACTGTATTAGAATACCTATGATAAAAGATTTAAAGAGATCTTTAAATTTATCTAATAGTGTAAGTATTATTTTATTTGAAGCTTTAAAACAAAATAATTTTTTAGATTTAATTTAG
- the nth gene encoding endonuclease III, which translates to MSKHLKIVEIEEVLNILEKDYPDAKAELNFSTPYELLIATILSAQCTDVQVNKTTAVLFKKYNTPEKMVTLSTDELGKLIKSCGFYKTKSANILSTSRILIENYNSKVPNTMEKLTELPGVGRKTANVVLSNAFNIPSIAVDTHVFRVSNRIGIANADNVEKTEKQLRRRIKKDRWSKSHHILIFHGRRVCKARNPSCEICNVRDYCLYYNKK; encoded by the coding sequence ATGAGTAAACATTTAAAAATAGTAGAAATAGAAGAAGTATTAAATATTTTAGAAAAGGATTATCCTGATGCAAAAGCAGAATTAAACTTTTCGACACCATATGAATTATTAATTGCAACAATTTTATCTGCTCAATGTACAGATGTTCAAGTAAACAAAACAACGGCTGTTTTGTTTAAAAAATATAATACACCAGAAAAAATGGTTACACTGTCTACTGATGAATTAGGAAAGCTAATTAAAAGTTGTGGATTTTATAAAACAAAAAGTGCAAATATTTTAAGCACTTCCAGAATTTTAATTGAAAATTATAATTCAAAAGTTCCTAATACTATGGAAAAATTAACTGAACTACCGGGAGTGGGAAGAAAAACAGCAAATGTTGTACTTTCAAATGCTTTTAACATTCCTAGTATAGCTGTAGATACACATGTTTTCAGAGTATCAAATAGAATAGGAATTGCAAATGCAGATAATGTTGAGAAAACTGAGAAACAATTACGTAGGAGAATAAAGAAGGATAGATGGAGTAAAAGTCATCATATCTTAATCTTTCATGGTCGAAGAGTCTGTAAGGCTCGTAATCCTTCTTGTGAAATATGTAATGTTAGAGATTACTGTTTATATTATAATAAAAAATAA
- a CDS encoding deoxyribonuclease IV — MKIGFHISTTKGFHYAINESIKYKANTFQFFPRNPRGSKARNLENSEISKFNEKINKYNFGPVVCHGSYTMNLASNKDSVINNSIELMKDDFKRIKKLRIGNYVFHPGSHVGQGETVGLDLIIKGLNSILNEAYDFNLCLETMSGKGTELGHNFLQLKYIIDNLNYKKVGVCMDTCHIYSAGYDIKNDFLNVMEEFDKIIGIDKIKILHFNDSKTEFNSHKDRHENIGLGSLGIETFKNFINYEYFSNIPIILETPNDLNGYKKEIELLYSLKE, encoded by the coding sequence ATGAAAATAGGGTTTCATATTTCAACTACTAAAGGATTTCATTATGCAATTAATGAATCAATAAAATATAAAGCAAATACTTTTCAGTTTTTTCCAAGAAATCCAAGAGGATCCAAAGCTAGAAATCTAGAAAATAGTGAAATTTCTAAATTCAATGAAAAAATTAATAAGTATAACTTTGGTCCTGTAGTATGCCATGGTTCATATACTATGAATCTAGCTTCAAATAAAGATTCTGTTATAAATAATAGTATTGAATTAATGAAAGATGATTTTAAAAGAATAAAGAAATTAAGAATAGGTAATTATGTGTTTCATCCCGGATCTCATGTTGGACAAGGTGAAACTGTCGGATTAGATTTAATTATTAAGGGATTAAATTCTATATTAAATGAAGCATATGATTTTAATCTTTGTTTGGAAACAATGTCTGGAAAAGGTACTGAATTGGGGCATAACTTTCTTCAGTTAAAATATATTATAGACAATCTAAATTATAAAAAAGTTGGTGTTTGTATGGATACCTGCCATATTTATAGTGCTGGTTATGATATAAAGAATGATTTCCTAAATGTTATGGAAGAATTCGATAAAATAATAGGCATAGATAAAATTAAAATTTTACACTTTAATGATAGTAAAACCGAATTTAATTCACATAAGGATAGACACGAAAATATAGGCCTAGGATCATTAGGAATTGAAACATTTAAAAATTTTATTAATTATGAGTATTTTTCTAATATTCCCATAATATTAGAAACTCCAAATGATTTAAATGGCTATAAAAAAGAAATAGAATTATTATATAGTTTAAAGGAATAG
- the rodA gene encoding rod shape-determining protein RodA produces the protein MFNLRKKNLGKLDKKLVLILLTLLVYGLIVLFSATKSLGSKTIFAQVVATILGLIAIIFILLIDTDFLKQNYKVIYIASIALLVLVLIIGTGREQWGSNSWIVLGPIRFQPAEIVKIGFIISFSRIIEINIKTINHPKTLLKVLIFALIPVILILLQPDAGTAMVFIFIIAVMLFAAGVKMKYFFMALGLGIASLPFIYLSLEDFQKKRILTFLNPEHDTSDSSYQAIQGKIAIGSGKFFGKGFLKGTQSQFNFIPEKQTDYIFPVLVEEFGFLGGGILIALYGGLLYRFVVLAKNSNQIFSKLVIMGLSAMFLFHIFENIGMTLGIMPVTGIPLPFFSYGGTFQLINLISVGIILSVSIQKEALSFE, from the coding sequence ATGTTTAATTTGCGAAAAAAGAATTTAGGAAAATTAGATAAAAAACTAGTTTTAATACTATTAACTTTACTAGTTTATGGTTTAATTGTTTTATTTAGTGCAACTAAAAGTTTAGGTAGTAAAACTATTTTTGCACAAGTTGTAGCTACTATTTTAGGATTAATAGCAATTATATTTATATTGTTAATAGATACAGATTTTTTAAAACAAAATTATAAGGTTATTTATATAGCTAGTATAGCTTTACTAGTGTTGGTTTTAATTATAGGTACAGGTAGAGAACAATGGGGTTCTAATAGTTGGATTGTACTAGGACCAATAAGATTTCAGCCAGCTGAAATTGTAAAAATTGGTTTTATTATATCTTTTTCTAGAATTATAGAAATTAATATTAAAACTATTAATCATCCTAAAACATTGTTAAAAGTTTTAATTTTCGCCTTAATACCAGTAATTTTAATTTTACTACAGCCAGATGCGGGTACGGCTATGGTTTTCATATTTATAATTGCAGTAATGTTATTTGCAGCAGGAGTAAAAATGAAATACTTTTTTATGGCTTTAGGATTAGGTATAGCTTCTTTACCATTTATTTATTTATCCTTAGAAGATTTTCAAAAAAAGAGAATTTTAACTTTTTTAAATCCCGAACATGATACATCAGATTCAAGTTACCAAGCAATACAAGGGAAAATTGCTATAGGTTCAGGAAAGTTTTTTGGCAAGGGATTTTTAAAAGGAACGCAAAGTCAATTTAATTTTATACCAGAAAAACAAACAGATTATATATTTCCTGTTTTAGTAGAAGAGTTTGGTTTTTTAGGTGGAGGAATACTTATAGCTTTGTATGGTGGACTATTATATAGATTCGTAGTTCTTGCTAAAAATAGTAATCAAATCTTTTCTAAATTGGTTATTATGGGACTTTCAGCTATGTTTTTATTCCATATATTTGAAAACATAGGAATGACATTGGGAATTATGCCTGTTACAGGTATACCATTACCATTCTTTAGTTATGGAGGAACTTTTCAATTAATAAATTTAATTTCTGTAGGAATAATTCTTTCAGTTTCAATTCAAAAAGAGGCCTTGTCCTTTGAATAA
- a CDS encoding DNA-3-methyladenine glycosylase, whose product MNKLNYDFFNRDILIVAEELIGKNLVYKNNKYIVSELEIYRGEEDTACHASRGITKRTEVLYDKAGTIYVYLCYGIHNMLNIVTGKEGQPQAILIRGLDNIYGPGKITKQLGIDRSLNKKTVFNSDLYFEENTRKFLFHRNKRIGINYADEIDKNRLWNFKIEEKELNYG is encoded by the coding sequence TTGAATAAATTAAATTATGACTTTTTTAATAGAGATATTTTAATTGTAGCTGAGGAACTAATTGGTAAAAATTTAGTTTATAAAAACAATAAATATATTGTTTCTGAACTGGAGATTTATAGAGGAGAAGAAGATACTGCTTGTCATGCAAGTAGAGGTATAACAAAAAGAACAGAAGTATTATATGATAAGGCAGGAACTATATATGTATATCTTTGTTACGGGATTCATAACATGCTTAATATAGTTACTGGAAAAGAAGGTCAACCTCAAGCAATATTAATACGAGGTCTTGATAACATATATGGGCCAGGAAAAATAACTAAACAATTAGGTATAGATAGAAGCTTAAATAAAAAAACTGTTTTTAATAGTGATTTATATTTTGAAGAAAATACAAGGAAATTCTTATTTCATAGAAATAAGCGTATAGGAATTAATTACGCTGATGAAATAGATAAAAATCGATTATGGAATTTTAAAATAGAAGAAAAGGAATTGAATTATGGATAA
- a CDS encoding S-ribosylhomocysteine lyase: MDKIDSFKVDHLNLLPGIYVSRKDFINGSCLTTFDIRITRPNFEPVMNTAEIHTIEHLGATFLRNNNEYKNKVIYFGPMGCRTGFYLILVGDYKSKDIVELLKDMFDFIANYKDEIPGATAKDCGNYLDMNLPMARYISKKFIDDILNNLNEKNLNYPE; this comes from the coding sequence ATGGATAAAATTGATAGTTTTAAAGTAGATCATTTAAATTTATTACCAGGTATTTATGTATCTAGGAAAGACTTTATCAATGGGAGTTGTTTGACTACATTTGATATTAGAATAACCAGACCTAATTTTGAACCTGTAATGAATACAGCTGAAATTCATACAATTGAACATTTAGGAGCTACTTTCCTACGAAATAATAATGAATATAAGAATAAGGTTATATATTTTGGGCCAATGGGATGTCGAACAGGATTCTATTTGATTTTAGTTGGGGATTATAAATCTAAGGATATTGTAGAACTTTTAAAAGATATGTTTGATTTTATTGCTAATTATAAGGACGAAATACCGGGAGCGACAGCTAAAGACTGTGGAAACTACTTAGATATGAATTTACCTATGGCAAGATATATAAGTAAAAAATTTATAGATGATATTTTAAATAACTTAAATGAAAAAAACCTAAACTACCCTGAATAA
- a CDS encoding peptidylprolyl isomerase has protein sequence MIKITLHQFDELKKSDVLANINTTKGTIKVKLFPNIAPLAVENFLTLAKNGYYDNVIFHRVINDFMIQTGDPEGTGMGGNSIWNKPFKDEFDLYYRNFRGALSMANAGPNTNGSQFFIVQKNNTEPKFIEQMREMGEENGYPENIIDAYEKFGGTFWLDFKHTVFGHVYSGMDIVDEIATTRVGINDKPIEEIKINDIEIL, from the coding sequence GTGATTAAAATTACATTACATCAATTTGACGAATTAAAAAAATCAGATGTATTAGCAAATATAAATACAACAAAAGGTACTATTAAAGTAAAATTATTCCCCAATATTGCTCCACTAGCTGTAGAAAATTTTCTTACTCTTGCTAAAAATGGATATTATGACAATGTTATTTTTCATAGAGTAATTAATGATTTTATGATTCAAACAGGTGATCCTGAAGGAACAGGAATGGGTGGAAACAGTATTTGGAATAAACCATTTAAAGATGAATTTGATTTATATTATAGAAACTTTAGAGGTGCATTGTCTATGGCTAATGCAGGACCTAATACTAATGGAAGTCAATTTTTTATAGTGCAAAAAAATAATACTGAACCTAAATTTATTGAACAAATGAGGGAAATGGGGGAAGAAAACGGATATCCGGAAAATATTATTGATGCATATGAAAAATTCGGAGGAACTTTCTGGCTAGATTTTAAACATACTGTTTTTGGACATGTTTACAGTGGAATGGATATAGTAGACGAAATAGCGACTACTAGAGTTGGCATTAATGACAAACCTATTGAAGAGATTAAAATAAATGATATAGAAATATTATAA
- a CDS encoding response regulator transcription factor, protein MELNVLLSFPESKYKNEILYNFSDDPNYIITTTSTIAESIDKVNNFEYDIILLDMNYSDGTGLDLKKKLNDIRDIPTIFVTDVNDDIQKVLALEYGADDYIVYPFNILELKARIRAIIRRVSKSQDETIVDQEKENIIVFDDFEFNIVGRKVTLKGEDIDLTGKEFDLLYILVSNSGKVYSRIDLAKEIWDENYEGHLRTVDVHIKRLREKIFDNDGLIIKTKWGKGYYYGNLEEGD, encoded by the coding sequence ATGGAACTTAATGTATTATTATCGTTTCCAGAATCAAAGTATAAAAATGAAATACTATATAATTTTTCTGATGATCCCAATTATATTATTACAACCACTAGTACTATTGCAGAGTCTATTGATAAAGTAAATAATTTCGAATATGATATTATTTTACTAGATATGAACTACAGTGATGGTACCGGATTGGATTTAAAGAAGAAATTAAACGATATAAGGGATATTCCAACTATTTTTGTTACAGATGTCAATGATGACATACAAAAGGTGTTGGCTTTAGAATACGGGGCAGATGACTATATTGTATATCCTTTTAATATTTTAGAGTTAAAGGCTCGTATTAGAGCTATAATAAGAAGAGTGTCAAAGTCACAAGATGAAACTATTGTAGATCAAGAAAAGGAAAATATAATAGTTTTTGATGATTTTGAATTCAATATTGTTGGAAGAAAAGTAACTCTTAAAGGTGAAGACATTGATTTAACCGGCAAAGAGTTTGATCTTTTATATATTTTAGTTTCAAATTCTGGTAAAGTCTATTCTAGAATAGATTTGGCAAAAGAAATTTGGGATGAAAATTATGAAGGACATCTACGTACTGTTGATGTTCATATTAAAAGATTAAGGGAAAAGATTTTTGATAATGATGGCCTAATTATTAAAACTAAATGGGGTAAGGGCTACTATTATGGAAACTTAGAAGAAGGTGATTAA
- the selD gene encoding selenide, water dikinase SelD, translated as MQKTSGUAAKFGPDVLSQVLCNLPKNTDENLIVGLETSDDAAVYKINDDLALIQTLDFFTPIVDDPFHYGRIAAANSLSDVYAMGGDPKIAMNIVCFPNCLDPSVLSEILKGGFEKVNEANCILAGGHTVQDDEPKYGLSVSGFVHPDKIWTNSNCKAGDYLILTKPIGTGVINTAIKGGITDKKIELQAIETMATLNKYAKIVAENYNINSCTDITGFGLAGHLYEMAKGSNCSINLHFNNIPIIEGAKEFFNLGLIPAGTYNNKYFVGENISYKIENDFTDIIFDPQTSGGLLFSLPKEEAIALNNELKENNIISEIIGDVESLKEKYIYLV; from the coding sequence ATGCAAAAAACTTCTGGTTGAGCAGCAAAATTCGGACCTGATGTCCTTTCACAAGTTTTGTGTAATTTACCAAAAAATACTGATGAAAATTTAATTGTAGGATTGGAAACTTCTGATGATGCTGCAGTTTATAAAATTAATGATGATTTAGCATTAATTCAAACTTTAGATTTTTTCACACCTATTGTTGACGATCCTTTCCATTATGGAAGAATTGCTGCTGCAAATTCTCTTTCAGATGTTTATGCAATGGGGGGAGATCCTAAAATAGCTATGAATATAGTTTGTTTTCCTAATTGTTTAGATCCAAGTGTGTTATCTGAAATTTTAAAAGGTGGATTTGAAAAAGTTAATGAAGCTAATTGTATTTTAGCTGGTGGACATACTGTTCAAGATGATGAGCCTAAATATGGACTATCAGTTTCTGGATTCGTTCACCCTGATAAAATCTGGACTAATTCAAATTGTAAGGCTGGTGATTATTTAATATTAACAAAACCTATAGGTACTGGAGTTATTAATACAGCTATTAAAGGCGGTATAACCGATAAAAAAATAGAATTACAAGCAATAGAAACAATGGCAACTTTAAATAAATATGCTAAAATAGTAGCAGAGAACTATAATATAAATAGTTGTACCGATATTACTGGTTTTGGATTAGCGGGACATTTATATGAAATGGCAAAGGGAAGTAATTGTAGTATAAATTTACACTTTAATAATATTCCAATTATTGAAGGAGCTAAAGAATTTTTTAATCTTGGTTTAATTCCTGCTGGTACTTATAATAATAAATATTTCGTAGGTGAAAATATTTCATATAAAATAGAAAATGACTTTACTGATATTATTTTTGATCCACAAACTTCTGGTGGATTATTGTTTAGTTTACCTAAAGAAGAGGCTATTGCGTTAAATAATGAATTAAAAGAAAACAACATTATTTCAGAAATTATTGGAGATGTAGAGAGTTTAAAAGAAAAGTATATATATTTAGTATAA
- a CDS encoding helix-hairpin-helix domain-containing protein codes for MKNINKDKIIIGFLVIIFAIYGFISSKKNSKVDFKEIKNDNIVMTDTTSKAEGIFVHVDGEVFNPGLYEFTNKDRVNDAISKAGGITDNADLKNINLAQKLEDEMKIFIPTKNTNENQVENNYKEKTEFQLININSASREELMLLPGIGETRADAILKYREENSFKKIEDLMNISGIGEKIFEGLKDLISVY; via the coding sequence ATGAAAAATATTAATAAAGATAAAATCATTATTGGTTTTCTTGTTATTATTTTTGCAATATACGGTTTTATCTCAAGTAAAAAAAATTCTAAGGTCGATTTTAAGGAAATAAAGAATGACAATATAGTTATGACTGATACTACTTCTAAAGCTGAAGGTATTTTTGTACATGTAGATGGTGAAGTATTCAACCCTGGACTTTACGAATTTACTAATAAGGATAGAGTTAATGATGCTATTTCAAAAGCCGGTGGTATTACTGATAATGCCGATTTGAAAAATATAAATTTAGCTCAAAAATTAGAAGATGAGATGAAAATTTTTATACCGACTAAAAATACTAATGAAAACCAAGTAGAAAATAATTACAAGGAAAAAACTGAATTTCAACTTATTAATATAAATTCTGCTTCTAGAGAAGAATTAATGTTATTGCCAGGTATTGGAGAAACTAGAGCAGATGCTATTTTAAAATATAGAGAAGAAAATAGTTTTAAAAAGATAGAAGACCTTATGAATATATCCGGAATTGGCGAAAAAATATTTGAAGGGTTGAAAGATTTAATTTCTGTTTATTAA